From the Anguilla anguilla isolate fAngAng1 chromosome 8, fAngAng1.pri, whole genome shotgun sequence genome, one window contains:
- the LOC118234145 gene encoding uncharacterized protein LOC118234145 isoform X1 — MGLWYSVTVKNETPYTWHYSNEVPRDLIRWHGLFYPPSGIAKASGTLRGGESEQYWDDRTGRRFPALLNLRYGVQREVSFSSRVIQNTKFTIKESWDRSLIELHCDGSSEVKTCPNYAKIEEDRIRQQQQEEQKRNEELRRQEELRRLERLEQEKRIEEQINRENETARRKLSEAWSKINLNLGQGGQERHHQHTHVVQQAVDDHAGAIEWDESNEIEKRFNDLLLENQIIENERLTNAPLEDRMRNLQTELTVQFCQEQGLSSWPVLNLEAALQCTKLSLTERFSLLKAMTQVQLEDNQETESENMDYLSWDKNYSLFLFLMEKLSDVNNTLASKLMLAFLDLFPDLSQISKNHLSQILFSGIWATVEIMFFLRGVSRMNQNTTESVLHKVQTYRLGLLHTLSALRDKNPCETLQGIVEGETDKDIDSILSEIQDANYPDKFVSVIEQVLRQVEEELTEYREAHLQKNDSIANKKIGDMKHNIMLLSFTRIDISTLKDVLIGISMAVNECSTAETRGGEKIEGYLPRITQLASLLMLLLQSTEDKGCLLEIGTGEGKSCILAMFAVIQAIRGAKVDIVTSSPVLARRDQEEWRKLYDMFGVSSSVVPPPPSASESHEKRLQDAYLNQIVYGTVSDFAADTLRQEFERQITRGEREFDLVIVDEVDYMTLDSGVQVTFLSHEASGMRHVEQVLASIWSMLCPCRPIEMEETGETEWITGIQLFHKAAKMAVMGSEASEHFSDFDILLPGIQLGFYTQEDINQLMQIETEVQKEGKANDFQDDNWKAIEKFMTNIGVEEQHDLLCIFETALEQTVSINCYRATNNKAALLHNKKMDRDMNIKMLLLENGQASEIMSEKSLIEASVQQLKSKIKYSDACTPEDTESFIVIPSFLKQYLENRLPVFVGNALKAIVMTQGREYMIDVSSSASMPSNVSESDRHLYHSIIPVDYQASGVLEKNKRWGDGLQQFLEMKHQLAMSSLSIVTNYMSNMQFFKRYLNGSGIFGVSGTLGGDPDKDFLKRHYKTDSYVIPAHRYNKVVELPTQQISGDYSDWVKAVRETTWAAADRGQVVLVVCEDVKTAVELQKEVESECRSITMYTISERDYIEETTFKKGSIIIATNLGGRGTDIKVDNEVNQCGGLFVLLTHFPSNRRVEKQVFGRTARKGNPGMVQMILHHDHLAPAYQGQPVEVMRQLREVYEVQRISDMESNELLENEMKEELFTTFCKCLKEFDANYTEQERDSLLSMKTNNVVDTIKHQGNKLDYKPALNALKESWALWLTLNENNIEQQKNFSDLEADLFGKLTSTSSMLLQGQSHKFYDYLKQAVIRTDLHCRRKTKCDYGAKDCWQKVEKCDPFYRAVALYNQAYITINLAKKDYKAEAIKLLEESKETVDVYISETSNTAVAGQMAMRGNFEPHHDGACNFQSQMQARMDIFKTWREYIDNALEKLKEVERSNADAITEETSVYSLSDEKDFVTTNELMAMYEYGLGIVFEIKQKPRFNVDALICFLLGAAQVLAGVLVCAASFGSASQFGLGLISEGVSDMISGVVGMKTGVFSWASWAISKSISIGISLLTAGFGTIKSAVKSVYRTTKGLLNGTKTLSSVAQGVIKSGKATLLSIKGAAMSAVSSVSRSVSRVGTDVVVKQTLKHACKFAGQEIVKQATIYTLHYAVDAGLTAALKNIVDSHFRKPFKDEVKRNGDLNHTLTHFICLYVPKSAPMRQHMDFKIDKHCEREMKKMVKLMAEGVIPSLMTDCTTVHEVIDRLSEVSGKATELLDKARVPGKYQAAINAGLVIAKCSTVLIQMLESVPTRTVVNEKIVPKLIQQLNEQLVKSYEHDDRHDLSDVKRLKGELLELISDTMYQAFSEACATHTRTFMKQIVRKNISEAAEAIGNASSNILGRYKTQDFFQEQQQRYNMKSAGKIATENLSEAETQDLQDYISNSSSTDHPASELDLYVLTKSDLLQGKGIKVITFNKDGQPIYENTYPGNDHSAGFITLKLSRMPENSESERGFFRRTKDRVQGVQHPHEGHYSIIHPDGSESPVISNGQDCLFHAVSQATTTGQEQDIQQRAALLRNDVQSELNQNLPRYAGLVRCQKSYEEWRKTPGQYAVIGGAGQKRKKTAKDDDYKNMISEMKAHEYSPGISEYDIAVEHDLGYVGPYEDLKNTTECERKTVEKDHFIPTDTLAKARKNVDLKKLQNSKLYDLVKIEDKNLHLAMQVLYQDHRIALTTGRSSCADKCRALLADTLLHRDAETLLKQTMIMANPISSQMLRTEAGIKIPSVQGNLGSLTEKGTNCYYKCGYMKLISKYQKMGIIDQNAEGRLKTWVKEDQHLSKNTPEYNRILKELTPLASQNAGTATAGNKGFTGPKV; from the exons TCAAATGAAATCGAGAAGAGGTTCAATGACCTGCTGTTGGAAAATCAGATCATTGAGAATGAAAGATTGACAAATGCACCATTAGAAGACAGAATGAGAAACCTTCAGACTGAACTGACTGTTCAGTTCTGTCAAGAACAAGGCCTTTCCAGTTGGCCTGTGTTGAACCTGGAGGCTGCCCTTCAGTGCACAAAACTGTCACTAACTGAGAGGTTTAGCTTACTCAAGGCAATGACTCAAGTACAACTGGAAGACAACCAAGAAACTGAGAGCGAGAATATGGACTACCTGAGCTGGGATAAAAACtacagtttatttctgtttttaatggaGAAGCTCAGTGATGTAAATAACACTTTGGCCAGTAAACTTATGTTGGCATTTCTTGACCTTTTCCCAGATCTTTCTCAGATCAGCAAAAATCACCTGAGTCAAATCCTGTTCAGTGGCATCTGGGCAACTGTGGAGATCATGTTCTTTCTCAGAGGGGTTAGTAGAATGAACCAGAACACCACAGAGTCAGTCCTTCATAAAGTGCAGACCTATAGACTTGGCCTCCTCCACACTCTCTCTGCCCTAAGAGATAAAAATCCATGTGAAACCCTGCAAGGGATTGTAGAGGGAGAGACTGACAAAGACATAGATTCAATTTTGAGTGAAATACAAGATGCAAATTACCCAGACAAGTTTGTCTCAGTGATTGAGCAAGTCTTAAGACAAGTAGAAGAGGAGCTTACTGAATACAGAGAAGCACACTTGCAGAAGAATGACAGTATTGCCAACAAAAAGATTGGAGACATGAAACATAATATCATGTTGTTGAGTTTCACCAGGATTGACATCAGTACCCTCAAAGATGTCCTTATTGGCATTTCCATGGCTGTTAATGAATGTTCAACTGCTGAAACTCGGGGAGGAGAGAAAATCGAGGGATATTTACCCAGAATCACCCAGCTGGCTTCTTTACTAATGCTTCTATTACAGTCAACTGAAGATAAAGGATGCCTCCTTGAAATTGGTACTGGGGAAGGGAAATCATGCATCCTGGCTATGTTTGCAGTAATCCAGGCCATCAGAGGAGCCAAAGTTGATATTGTGACCAGTTCTCCAGTGCTTGCAAGACGTGACCAAGAGGAATGGAGAAAACTCTATGACATGTTTGGTGTCTCATCCTCTGTTGTGCCACCACCACCGAGTGCTTCTGAAAGTCACGAAAAAAGACTACAGGATGCTTACCTTAATCAAATTGTGTATGGAACTGTTAGTGACTTTGCTGCAGATACGCTGAGACAGGAATTTGAAAGACAGATCACTCGTGGGGAGAGGGAATTTGACTTGGTGATAGTAGATGAGGTAGATTATATGACCTTGGACAGTGGCGTTCAGGTGACCTTTCTTTCTCATGAGGCCAGTGGCATGAGGCATGTTGAGCAAGTCCTTGCCAGCATTTGGTCCATGCTGTGCCCCTGTCGACCCATTGAAATGGAGGAAACTGGGGAGACGGAATGGATAACTGGAATACAGCTTTTCCACAAGGCTGCAAAAATGGCTGTGATGGGTTCAGAAGCATCGGAACACTTTTCagattttgacattttgctCCCAGGGATACAGTTAGGATTTTACACGCAGGAGGACATCAATCAGTTGATGCAGATTGAGACAGAGGTACAAAAGGAAGGTAAAGCTAATGATTTTCAAGATGATAATTGGAAAGCCATTGAAAAATTCATGACAAACATTGGAGTGGAGGAACAACATGATCTGCTGTGCATTTTTGAGACTGCTTTGGAACAAACTGTTTCTATCAATTGCTATAGAGCCACAAACAATAAAGCAGCACTACTGCATAACAAGAAAATGGACAGAGATATGAACATCAAAATGCTCCTTTTGGAGAATGGTCAGGCAAGTGAAATAATGTCTGAAAAATCACTCATCGAGGCATCAGTGCAACAGTTAAAGTCTAAAATCAAATATTCTGATGCTTGCACGCCAGAAGACACCGAAAGTTTTATTGTTATCCCCTCATTCCTTAAGCAGTACTTGGAGAATCGATTGCCAGTGTTTGTGGGTAATGCCTTGAAGGCCATTGTAATGACACAGGGCAGAGAGTATATGATTGATGTGTCATCATCTGCTTCAATGCCAAGCAATGTCAGTGAGTCTGACAGACATCTCTACCATTCCATTATCCCAGTGGACTACCAAGCCAGTGGAGTGCTGGAGAAGAACAAACGCTGGGGTGATGGCTTGCAGCAGTTTCTGGAGATGAAGCACCAGTTGGCAATGTCATCTCTGTCCATTGTTACAAATTATATGTCAAATATGCAGTTCTTCAAAAGATACCTCAATGGAAGTGGAATTTTTGGTGTGTCTGGAACATTGGGTGGGGATCCAGACAAAGATTTCTTGAAAAGGCATTACAAAACAGACAGTTATGTGATACCAGCTCATCGCTATAACAAGGTGGTTGAACTCCCTACCCAGCAGATTAGTGGTGACTACTCTGATTGGGTAAAGGCAGTCCGTGAAACTACATGGGCAGCTGCTGACAGGGGGCAAGTTGTCTTGGTGGTGTGTGAAGATGTGAAGACAGCAGTTGAGCTTCAGAAGGAAGTGGAATCTGAATGTCGATCAATCACCATGTACACAATCAGTGAAAGGGATTACATTGAAGAAACTACATTTAAGAAGGGAAGCATCATTATTGCCACTAACTTGGGAGGACGAGGCACAGACATTAAGGTAGATAATGAGGTGAATCAGTGTGGTGGACTCTTTGTCCTCCTCACACATTTTCCCAGCAACCGTAGAGTGGAGAAACAAGTGTTTGGACGTACAGCTAGGAAAGGAAACCCTGGTATGGTCCAGATGATACTCCACCATGACCATCTGGCACCGGCGTACCAAGGCCAACCGGTGGAGGTCATGAGGCAGCTAAGAGAAGTCTACGAAGTTCAGCGCATCTCTGATATGGAATCAAATGAGCTgctggaaaatgaaatgaaggaaGAACTGTTCACCACTTTTTGTAAATGTCTTAAAGAATTTGATGCAAACTatacagagcaagagagagatagCCTGTTAAGTATGAAGACAAATAATGTGGTAGATACTATCAAACATCAAGGTAATAAACTTGATTACAAGCCTGCACTCAATGCTCTCAAAGAATCCTGGGCCTTGTGGCTGACACTTAATGAGAATAATATAGAACAGCAGAAGAATTTCTCTGACTTGGAAGCTGACTTGTTTGGAAAGTTGACCAGTACATCCAGCATGCTTTTACAGGGTCAAAGCCACAAATTCTATGACTATCTCAAACAAGCTGTTATCAGAACTGATCTGCATTGTCGTAGAAAAACAAAGTGTGACTATGGAGCAAAAGACTGCTGGCAGAAAGTTGAAAAATGTGATCCATTCTACAGAGCGGTGGCACTCTACAACCAAGCCTATATCACAATAAACCTTGCGAAGAAAGACTACAAAGCAGAGGCTATTAAATTACTTGAGGAGTCAAAGGAGACTGTGGATGTCTACATTTCAGAGACATCAAATACTGCAGTTGCTGGTCAGATGGCAATGAGAGGAAACTTTGAGCCACATCATGATGGTGCTTGCAATTTTCAAAGCCAGATGCAAGCTCGGATGGATATTTTCAAAACTTGGAGAGAATACATAGACAATGCTCTGGAGAAACTTAAAGAAGTTGAGAGGAGTAATGCTGATGCCATCACTGAAGAAACCTCAGTTTATTCACTTTCAGATGAGAAGGACTTTGTCACCACAAATGAGCTCATGGCCATGTATGAGTATGGCCTTGGAATTGTGTttgagataaaacaaaaaccaagattTAATGTTGatgctttgatttgttttctgcttGGCGCAGCCCAGGTTCTAGCTGGTGTTCTTGTTTGTGCAGCATCCTTTGGCTCAGCCTCTCAGTTTGGTCTTGGTCTCATCTCCGAGGGTGTCTCTGACATGATCAGTGGGGTTGTGGGTATGAAAACTGGTGTTTTCAGTTGGGCGTCCTGGGCCATTTCAAAAAGCATCAGCATCGGAATATCATTGCTAACTGCTGGATTTGGAACAATCAAGAGCGCTGTCAAATCTGTATACAGGACCACAAAAGGCTTACTAAATGGAACAAAGACCCTGTCCTCTGTTGCTCAAGGTGTCATCAAATCAGGGAAAGCCACATTGCTGTCGATAAAAGGTGCTGCCATGTCAGCAGTCTCTTCAGTGTCTAGAAGCGTATCCAGGGTGGGTACAGATGTCGTGGTGAAACAGACTTTGAAACATGCTTGCAAATTTGCTGGGCAGGAAATTGTTAAGCAGGCAACAATATACACATTGCACTACGCAGTTGATGCAGGACTTACTGCTGCTCTGAAGAACATTGTGGATTCACATTTTAGGAAACCCTTCAAAGATGAAgtaaaaagaaatggtgatttgaatcacactcttacacactttATATGCCTTTATGTTCCAAAATCTGCTCCGATGAGACAACATATGGACTTCAAGATTGACAAACATTGTgagagggaaatgaaaaaaatggttaaattaATGGCAGAAGGTGTTATTCCCAGTCTCATGACAGACTGCACCACTGTACACGAGGTTATTGACAGGCTTTCCGAGGTGAGTGGAAAAGCTACAGAACTCTTGGACAAAGCAAGAGTACCCGGCAAATACCAAGCAGCCATCAATGCAGGACTTGTGATAGCAAAATGCAGCACAGTGTTAATACAAATGCTGGAATCTGTCCCAACAAGAACAGTAGTTAATGAAAAGATTGTCCCCAAGTTGATACAGCAATTGAATGAGCAGCTGGTTAAGAGCTATGAGCATGATGATAGACATGATCTCTCTGATGTGAAACGCTTGAAGGGTGAGCTTTTGGAATTAATCTCAGACACCATGTATCAGGCATTCAGTGAGGCTTGTGCTACACATACAAGAACATTTATGAAACAGATTGTCCggaagaacattagtgaggcAGCAGAGGCTATTGGGAATGCCTCAAGCAATATACTTGGCAGATACAAAACCCAGGATTTTTTCCAGGAGCAGCAACAGAGATATAATATGAAATCCGCTGGAAAGATTGCGACAGAGAATTTGTCTGAAGCCGAAACACAAGATCTTCAGGATTATATAAGTAACAGTTCCAGCACTGACCATCCAGCTTCTGAACTAGACCTCTATGTCCTCACAAAAAGTGACCTCCTTCAGGGCAAAGGTATTAAGGTCATAACGTTCAACAAAGATGGGCAACCAATCTATGAGAATACCTACCCTGGCAATGACCATTCAGCAGGATTCATCACTCTCAAACTGTCCAGAATGCCAGAGAATTCTGAAAG TGAGAGGGGCTTTTTCAGAAGAACGAAAGACAGAGTCCAAGGAGTGCAACATCCCCATGAAGGCCATTACAGCATCATCCACCCAGATGGCTCTGAGAGTCCTGTCATATCAAATGGTCAGGACTGCCTGTTTCATGCTGTAAGCCAGGCAACAACTACAGGTCAAGAACAAGACATCCAGCAAAGAGCAGCTCTTCTGCGCAATGATGTACAAAGCGAG CTTAACCAGAACCTTCCACGGTATGCTGGGCTAGTAAGATGCCAGAAGAGCTATGAGGAATGGCGGAAAACTCCCGGACAATATGCTGTTATAGGAGGAGCaggacagaaaagaaagaaaacagccaAAGATGATGACTATAAGAATATGATCTCTGAGATGAAAGCACATGAGTATTCTCCTGGAATATCAGAATATGACATTGCTGTAGAACACGACCTTGGATATGTTGGACCATATGAAGA TCTAAAGAATACAACTGAATGTGAAAGGAAAACCGTGGAGAAGGATCATTTCATTCCAACTGACACACTTGCTAAAGCTCGAAAAAATGTTGATCTAAAGAAACTTCAGAATTCAAAGCTTTATGATCTGGTGAAAATAGAGGACAAAAATCTCCACCTGGCCATGCAGGTTCTTTACCAAGATCATCGTATTGCCTTGACAACTGGAAGAAGCAGTTGCGCAGATAAATGCAG ggCACTGCTGGCTGATACGCTACTGCATAGGGATGCTGAGACCCTGCTGAAACAGACCATGATCATGGCCAACCCCATATCTTCCCAGATGCTCAGAACAGAAGCAG GTATAAAGATTCCTTCAGTCCAGGGAAATTTAGGAAGTCTTACAGAAAAAGGGACAAATTGCTACTACAAATGCGGTTACATGAAGTTAATCAGCAAGTATCAGAAGATGGGCATCATCGACCAAAACGCAGAGGGTAGACTGAAGACGTGGGTGAAAGAAGATCAGCACCTCAGCAAAAATACACCTGAGTATAACCGGATACTTAAAGAATTAACACCTTTGGCCAGTCAGAACGCGGGCACTGCGACTGCAGGTAATAAGGGCTTTACAGGGCCCAAAGTCTAG